From the genome of Acipenser ruthenus chromosome 14, fAciRut3.2 maternal haplotype, whole genome shotgun sequence, one region includes:
- the LOC117420113 gene encoding small ribosomal subunit protein mS33-like, whose amino-acid sequence MSTLSSYAVRMARLSARIFGDVARPTDSKSMKVVELFREQPMALKKEVYDWYPQHKTYYALTRKLRFLGLFRDEHEDFKEEMRRLRKLRGKGKPKKGEGKRAMKKK is encoded by the exons ATGTCGACCCTCTCGAGCTATGCTGTTCGCATGGCTCGCCTGAGCGCACGCATTTTTGGGGATGTTGCACGGCCCACGGATAGCAAGTCGATGAAGGTGGTCGAGCTGTTCAGAGAGCAGCCCATGGCACTGAAGAAGGAGGTGTACGACTGGTATCCACAGCACAAAACTTATTACGCGCTGACCAGGAAACTTCGATTCCTGGGCCTCTTCAG agatgaACATGAAGATTTCAAAGAGGAGATGAGGAGACTCAGAAAGCTTCGCGGGAAGGGGAAGCCAAAgaagggagagggaaagagagctATGAAGAAGAAGTAA